CGGAACGGATGATTGCACTGAGTCAACGGGAACCAGCGGATGAATTGGAATGGCGGGCACTCAACCAGGCGGCCCGTGAGTTACTGCTAGCGCAATCATCGGACTGGGCGTTTATTATGCGCACGGGAACGATGGTGCCCTATGCAGTGCGGCGCACCCAATCGCATTTGAAGCGCTTCACGAAGTTGTTTGAGGATTTGAATGCGGGGAAGGTGGATTCAGGCTGGCTAGAAAAGGTCGAGACGATCGATAACATTTTCCCCCACCTTAACTACCGGGTTTATCGTCCATTGTGAATGGGGAGGGCGATCGGACCTGTGAGCCTGATCGAGGCGTGAGGATAGAGAAGAGAGGATAGAGAAGAGAGGACAGCGGTAAGAAGGCAGCAAGACTCTCTGCCCCTGTGGCTGACCCATCTTTTCCTCTCACGGGAGGAGAGAGAAGCAGAGAGAAGCGAGCAATTCGAGTGTTGTCGGTCAATCAGGTCGGCGCTCAACCGGTTCTGAGCGCACAGGCTGTCTCCTCCCTTTGTGGTCAGGGGCTGGCTTGGGGCTGTTGGCGTCGGGTAACGACTGGCTAGAGGATAACCTCAGACTGTCTAAACTAGAGTGAAATCCTTTGCCATCAATTATCGCCGTAAGCATACATGACTGATCCTGCCCCTGCTGACTTCCCTATCCCCGACTTGCCTGAACACCTCAAGCAAACGGTGCGCTTTGCTGATCACCGTCTGGTTGATCGTGACAGTCTCACCCCCATGATGCGCCACTACGCGGAGGTAAAGGACCAGTATCCCCACACGCTGCTCCTGTACCGCATGGGGGACTTTTTCGAGTGCTTTTTCCAGGATGCGATTATCGTTGCCCGTGAGTTGGAACTGACTCTCACCAGTAAAGATGCGGGCAAAGATGTGGGACGAGTGCCGATGGCTGGGATTCCCCACCATGCCCTCGATCGCTACAGTGTGCTGCTGGTGGAAAAGGGCTTTGCGATCGCCATTTGTGATCAGGTGGAGGATGCAGCCAGTGCCCAGGGACCGCTGGTGCGGCGGGAGGTGACGCGGGTGATTACCCCCGGCACAATCCTGGAGGAAGGGATGCTCAAGGCGCGACAGAATAATTACCTGGCGGCTGTGGTGATCGCTGGTCAGCACTGGGGATTGGCCTACGCCGACATTTCTACTGGGGAATTTTTGACGACCCAGGCCAGTGATCTGGAACAGTTAGTCCAGGAACTGAACCGCCTGCAACCATCGGAAGTGCTGGTGCCGACCAATGCCCCTGATATTGGCGGGATGTTGCGACCGGGGGAGCGATCGCCGCTGCTGCCCGATTGTCTGCCGCCCCAGTTTTGCTATACCCTGCGGCCCCAACATCCCTTTGTGCAAACCGAAGCTCGCCAACGGTTACTGCAACGCTTCCGGGTACGGACCCTTGAAGGCATGGGCTGTGATCATTTACCCCTGGCGGTACGGGCGGCGGGCGGCTTGCTGGAGTATTTAGAAGATACCCAGAAGGAAACGCCGCTGTTATTGCAACCCCTGACGACCTATGCCCTCACGGAGTATTTAATTCTCGATAGCCAAACCCGGCGCAATTTGGAAATTACCCAAACGGTGCGGGATGGCACTTTTCACGGGTCGCTGCTCTGGGCCTTGGATCGCACGGTTACGGCAATGGGATCACGGGCACTGCGGCGCTGGTTATTGCAACCGTTGCTCGATCGGGCTGAAATTGAGGCCCGCCAACAAACGATTCAAGAATTGGTCACCCATGGGGTTTTACGCCAGGAACTCCAGGGTGTTTTGAAGCAAATTTATGACCTTGAACGGCTTGCCGGTCGGGCAGGGTCGGGGACGGCAAATGCCCGTGATTTAGTGGCGCTGGCGGCTTCGTTGGAACGATTACCGGAATTAGCGGTGCGAGTGGCTAAGGCCGAGTCTCCCTATCTCAAAGCCATCCAGCAGATTCCGCCGGAGTTGGAGCAGTTGGGGCAATACCTGCGAGCGCACCTGGTTGAATCGCCGCCTTTACATTTGGGGGAAGGCAACTTAATTCGGGATGGGGTGAATCCCCAACTGGATGCGCTGCGGCAACAATTGGTTGATGATCAACACTGGTTAGCCAATCTAGAGGTGAGCGAACGGGAACGGACGGGGATTCCAACTTTGAAGGTTGGGTTTAATAAGGCATTTGGTTATTACATCAGTATTTCTCGTGCGAAGGCTGTCCAGGCTCCTGATGATTATATCCGCAAGCAAACTTTGACGAATGAGGAGCGATATATTACTCCCGAACTCAAGGATCGGGAAACCCGTATTTTTAATGCCCGTGAGCAACTTAACCAATTGGAATATGAAATTTTTATTGGCCTGCGGCAAAAGGTGGCACTTGAGGCCGATCGCATTCGCACGATCGCTCGATCGGTGGCTGCTGTTGATGTCTTGGTGGCTTTAGCGGAGGTGGCAATTTATCAGGGGTATTGCTGTCCCCAAATGGTAGAAGGACGGGAATTAACGATCGTGGGGGGACGCCATCCCGTGGTGGAGCAATCCTTACCGGCGGGCTTCTTCGTACCCAATTCTACAGCGCTAGGCTGTGATGAAGTTGAGGTTAAAAAAAGGACCGAATCACGACCGGATTTAATTATTTTGACAGGACCCAATGCTAGTGGCAAAAGTTGCTATCTCCGGCAAGTGGGGTTAATTCAAATCATGGCACAAATGGGTAGTTTTATTCCCGCAAAATCAGCGACACTGGGCATTTGCGATCGTATCTTCACCCGCGTTGGCGCTGTGGATGATCTGGCGACGGGTCAATCCACGTTTATGGTGGAAATGAGCGAAACGGCGAATATCCTTAACCACGCGACGCCCAAGTCCCTTGTATTATTGGATGAAATTGGCCGGGGAACGGCTACCTTTGATGGGTTAGCGATCGCTTGGTCGGTGGCGGAATACCTGGCTACTGAGATCCGTGCCCGCACAATTTTCGCAACCCACTACCACGAACTCAATGAGTTAGCCTCGATTTTGAGTAATGTGGCGAATTACCAGGTTACAGTGAAGGAACTGCCGGATCAAATTATCTTTTTACATCAGGTGCAACCCGGTGGGGCCGATCGTTCTTATGGGATTGAAGCGGGACGGCTGGCCGGATTGCCGCCCAGTGTGATCCAGCGGGCAAAACAGGTGATGCAGCAAATCGAAAAGCATAGCAAAATTGCCGTGGGATTGCGCAAGAGTGCGTTGGGTAATGGCAAGGTACAGGAACAATCAACTGCTTTGTCTGTGGATGCCCAACCGATTGAACAATTGGATATGTTTAGGGGTTCCTAGAAAAGGGGAGATCGTTGGCTTGCCAATGTCCTAGGGGAGGGTGGGTCTAATCATTAGAACATCATAGAGACAGACCAGGGAAACCACTATGCAACCAGAGGAATATGCGACTTATTTGCAAGGGGCACGGCAACGCCGACAGGCCCAACAACGCCAGTTGCAAGCCTACCATCAAACTTTGCTAGCCGTGGCTACCCAGGCGGCCCAGATCCTGAAGCAGGAGTTTGGTGCCCAACAGGTGTGGTTATTTGGCTCGGTGTTGGTGCCGCGATCTATCCATGCGCGATCGGATGTGGATTTGGCGGTGGCTGGACTAGACCCGACCCAGTATTTTGTCGCCCTAGCGCGGTTGCTGGATTTGGACCCGAAT
This DNA window, taken from Trichothermofontia sichuanensis B231, encodes the following:
- a CDS encoding nucleotidyltransferase family protein, producing MQPEEYATYLQGARQRRQAQQRQLQAYHQTLLAVATQAAQILKQEFGAQQVWLFGSVLVPRSIHARSDVDLAVAGLDPTQYFVALARLLDLDPNVSVDLVEIERTSDSLRSRILSEGRVL
- the mutS gene encoding DNA mismatch repair protein MutS, translated to MTDPAPADFPIPDLPEHLKQTVRFADHRLVDRDSLTPMMRHYAEVKDQYPHTLLLYRMGDFFECFFQDAIIVARELELTLTSKDAGKDVGRVPMAGIPHHALDRYSVLLVEKGFAIAICDQVEDAASAQGPLVRREVTRVITPGTILEEGMLKARQNNYLAAVVIAGQHWGLAYADISTGEFLTTQASDLEQLVQELNRLQPSEVLVPTNAPDIGGMLRPGERSPLLPDCLPPQFCYTLRPQHPFVQTEARQRLLQRFRVRTLEGMGCDHLPLAVRAAGGLLEYLEDTQKETPLLLQPLTTYALTEYLILDSQTRRNLEITQTVRDGTFHGSLLWALDRTVTAMGSRALRRWLLQPLLDRAEIEARQQTIQELVTHGVLRQELQGVLKQIYDLERLAGRAGSGTANARDLVALAASLERLPELAVRVAKAESPYLKAIQQIPPELEQLGQYLRAHLVESPPLHLGEGNLIRDGVNPQLDALRQQLVDDQHWLANLEVSERERTGIPTLKVGFNKAFGYYISISRAKAVQAPDDYIRKQTLTNEERYITPELKDRETRIFNAREQLNQLEYEIFIGLRQKVALEADRIRTIARSVAAVDVLVALAEVAIYQGYCCPQMVEGRELTIVGGRHPVVEQSLPAGFFVPNSTALGCDEVEVKKRTESRPDLIILTGPNASGKSCYLRQVGLIQIMAQMGSFIPAKSATLGICDRIFTRVGAVDDLATGQSTFMVEMSETANILNHATPKSLVLLDEIGRGTATFDGLAIAWSVAEYLATEIRARTIFATHYHELNELASILSNVANYQVTVKELPDQIIFLHQVQPGGADRSYGIEAGRLAGLPPSVIQRAKQVMQQIEKHSKIAVGLRKSALGNGKVQEQSTALSVDAQPIEQLDMFRGS